In Oncorhynchus kisutch isolate 150728-3 linkage group LG5, Okis_V2, whole genome shotgun sequence, a genomic segment contains:
- the LOC109891155 gene encoding protein kinase C delta type: MEPFLRIAFNSYDLGVLSPLAPSDTPFCAIKMKEALTTERGKTLVQKKPTMFPAWKASFDAHIYEGRVLQVLLMKTAEEPLAEVTVGMSVLAERCKKANGHAEFWVDLQPSGKVMMAVQYFLEGATDTEGKPPTKEEVGGPTINRRRGAIKQAKIHEVKCHEFIATFFRQPTFCSVCREFVWGLNKQGYKCRQCNAAIHKKCIDKIIGRCTGTAANSRDTVFQKERFKIDMPHRFKNHNYMSPTFCDHCGSLLWGLVRQGLKCEDCAMNVHHKCQDKVANLCGINQKLLAEALTQVSQKSSTRRLDPTLADPDIGVYQEVNRNSTSGLDVNDGHPYGRLWKGSSPHPPSRLTHLTLINVDNFVFHKVLGKGSFGKVLLAELKGQGEWFAVKALKKDVVLMDDDVECTMVEKRVLALAWDNPFLTHLYSTFQSKEHLFFVMEYLNGGDLMFHIQEKGRFDLYRATFYSAEIICGLQFLHSKGIIYRDLKLDNVMLDHSGHVKIADFGMCKENVFGESLATTFCGTPDYIAPEILLGQKYSFSVDWWSFGVLLYEMLIGQSPFHGDDEDELFESIRMDTPHYPRWITKEAKDLMEKLFERDSTRRLGIVDNIRVHPFFKTISWPALERREVEPPFRPKVKAPNDCSNFDREFLSEKPCLSHGDKNFMDSMDQSAFAGFSFINPEMELLLEK; this comes from the exons ATGGAACCCTTCTTGCGGATCGCCTTCAACTCTTACGATCTGGGTGTTCTGTCCCCCTTGGCCCCTTCTGATACCCCCTTCTGTGCCATCAAGATGAAGGAGGCCCTCACCACCG agCGTGGTAAGACGCTGGTTCAGAAGAAGCCCACCATGTTCCCAGCCTGGAAGGCCAGCTTCGACGCCCACATCTATGAGGGGCGTGTCCTGCAGGTGCTGCTGATGAAGACTGCAGAGGAGCCATTGGCCGAGGTCACAGTGGGCATGTCTGTCCTTGCCGAGCGCTGCAAAAAGGCCAACGGCCACGCTGAATTCTGG GTTGACCTGCAGCCCTCAGGGAAGGTGATGATGGCAGTGCAGTACTTCTTGGAGGGAGCAACTGATACAG AGGGAAAGCCTCCCACAAAGGAGGAGGTAGGGGGTCCCACCATAAACCGCAGACGAGGAGCCATCAAACAGGCCAAGATCCACGAGGTCAAATGTCACGAGTTCATTGCCACCTTTTTCAGACAGCCCACCTTCTGCTCCGTCTGCAGAGAGTTTGTCTG GGGGCTCAACAAGCAAGGGTACAAGTGCAGAC AATGCAATGCAGCTATTCACAAGAAATGCATCGACAAGATCATCGGCAGGTGTACGGGCACGGCAGCCAACAGCCGGGACACTGTG TTCCAGAAGGAGCGCTTTAAGATTGACATGCCACACCGCTTCAAGAACCACAACTACATGAGTCCTACCTTCTGTGACCACTGTGGCAGTCTGCTGTGGGGCCTGGTCAGGCAGGGCCTCAAGTGTGAAG ATTGTGCCATGAATGTGCATCATAAGTGTCAGGATAAAGTGGCCAACCTTTGTGGAATCAACCAGAAACTACTGGCTGAAGCACTTACACAAGTCAGCCAG AAATCCTCCACTCGGCGCTTGGACCCAACCCTAGCTGACCCCGATATAGGGGTCTATCAGGAAGTCAATAGGAATTCCACTAGTGGTCTGGATGTTAATG ACGGCCACCCTTATGGCAGGCTGTGGAAGGGCTCCAGCCCGCATCCCCCATCTCGCCTCACCCACCTGACACTCATCAATGTAGACAACTTTGTCTTTCACAAGGTCCTAGGCAAGGGCAGCTTTGGCAAG gtcCTGCTGGCAGAGTTGAAAGGTCAGGGGGAGTGGTTTGCAGTGAAGGCCCTGAAGAAAGACGTGGTTCTGATGGATGATGATGTGGAGTGTACCATGGTGGAGAAGAGAGTCCTGGCCCTGGCCTGGGACAACCCCTTCCTCACACACCTCTACTCCACCTTCCAGTCCAAG GAACACCTGTTCTTTGTCATGGAATATCTGAATGGAGGAGACCTGATGTTCCATATTCAGGAGAAGGGACGCTTTGACCTCTACAGAGCAAC gttctACTCTGCTGAGATCATCTGTGGCCTTCAGTTTCTGCACTCCAAAGGGATCATTTACAG AGACCTGAAGTTGGACAACGTGATGTTAGATCATAGCGGCCACGTAAAGATAGCTGACTTTGGCATGTGTAAGGAGAACGTGTTTGGAGAGAGCCTAGCCACAACCTTCTGTGGGACTCCTGACTACATCGCTCCAGAG ATACTGCTGGGTCAGAAGTACTCCTTCTCCGTGGACTGGTGGTCATTCGGGGTGCTGCTGTACGAGATGCTGATTGGTCAGTCACCCTTCCATGGTGATGACGAGGACGAGCTTTTTGAGTCTATCCGCATGGACACGCCACACTACCCTCGCTGGATCACCAAGGAGGCCAAGGACCTGATGGAGAAG CTGTTTGAGAGAGACTCAACTCGCAGGCTAGGCATCGTTGATAACATTCGTGTCCACCCCTTCTTCAAGACCATCAGCTGGCCCgccctggagaggagggaggtggaaccCCCCTTCAGACCCAAAGTG AAAGCCCCCAATGACTGCAGCAACTTCGACCGGGAGTTCCTCAGTGAGAAACCCTGCCTTTCCCATGGTGACAAGAACTTCATGGATTCCATGGACCAATCAGCTTTCGCCGGGTTCTCCTTCATCAACCCAGAGATGGAGCTTCTCCTGGAAAAGTGA